In Edaphobacter aggregans, the sequence GGCGGCTCCCTTCCGGTTTGCCTTTCTATCTGCGTTCAGCGTGCCGCGCTCAAGGTACCCCCGCCCTTCGGACGCACGCTCTCCTTTCCAAAATCCGCTGCGCGCCTCTGCAAGGTGCGGACTCCTGCCCCAAAGCAAGTTTGGGTCCCCTCCCGCAGATTCACCCGAGATGTCCAGCCCAATGAGGCGGTAAACTGTCGCCATGAAAATCGCCTTTGACCCTCCTCACACTGCCCTGCTCGCCATGGATTGCCAGACTGGCATCGTGTCGGTCTATGCGACGTCGAACGACGATTTCATCATGCGAGCCTCGGGCGCCCTGACCGCGGCTCGGACAGCGGGGATGCTCATTATTCAGGTTCAGGTGGGATTTCGGCCAGGCCTGCCAGAGGTCAGCAGTCACAATAAGTCATTCGCGGCAGTCAAGTCTTCCAAGCCACACCAGGAGTTCTTTCAGGGCACCTCCGGCGCGATTCACCCGGCACTTGGGCCGGAGCCTACGGACATTATCGTGACAAAGCATCGGGTCAGCGCGTTTGTGGGAACAGATCTCGAAATGCTACTTCGCGCGAACGAGATTGAGACGATTGTCTTGTTCGGCATCGCGACGAGTGGGGTCGTACTCTCGACTTTGCTGCAGGCCAGCGATGCGGACTACCGACTCGTCGTGATTGCGGATTGCTGCGCGGATTTGGACATGGAGCTCCACAGGACGCTACTGGAGCGGTTCTTTCCCACGCGAGCGGAAGTGATCACTACCGAAGAATTTCGCGACTGCCTGAACTGTACAAATTGACGAAATGTCGAATACGATTGTCGGACTGCCTGGAAAGTCGGGTTTGCGGCAAGTTCGCTGGTAATCGGGTAGCCGCGACAGCCAGGAGGCAGAAAGCCCCGAGTGCGATTAGTGGATGCGTTCATGGGTGAAGCGGTCGCGGCCCGCCCAATACGGGCAGTGCGGGCAGGAGTGGTCTTCGGGGTAGTCGATACCTTCCTCGTGCGGGCAGCCGATGACGCGGTCGATCACGACCACGGAGCGAGCCTTATGCTGGCGAAGGAAGGCTTGGATCTGCTCGCCGACAACCGGATCGCGGCGTACATCGATGTCTTCGGAGAACCAGCGTTCGAGCACGTCGGGCGGTTTGCGTTCGTCGGGGATGACGGAGACGGCAATCTTGGTGGCCAAGTCCGCAGTCGGGCCATAGAGTGCAACCGTCGCGATAGGGTAGCCCCGGAATCCGCGCCGAGCATTCTTCGCCAGCCAGGAAGCAGACCGTTTTCTGATCTTCTTCATGTCCTGATGAAATACCTTGAGCTACGGGTGTCAGTCAAGGTGTAGGACCGCTTCGCCGTTTTCTCTGTCACTCTTGGCTGGCGAATCCTGAGGGACGAACTTTCTCAAAACCCCGTTTTGCGTTCATGCGAATGCTTCGGCTAGTTGATCGCGGGTTGACCTACAGACGGGTGCGCTCGCTTTCATGGACGGAGATGGTCGTCAGATATGCGGAAATGGGGTGTTATTGACTCGTGAGATGGAAAGTGACTAGCCATCCGACTACCATCGCCACAGATAACACCACGGGAATGGTTGCTTGTGGTTGAGACTTCTTGTTCGAGGACCAAAAGAGAAAGTACAGTGTCACGATTAATGCGCAGCCAAAGAACAGAATTACGGACGCCCATCCATACGCCTGCGCAACCAGAAAAATGGCTGCAGCCTGAGCAACAGAGACGATTATCGTGGTGACAAGCATATAGGGCCAAAAGATATGACGGATGCGAAGTGGCCGTATCTGCGATGACTGTCCTCTGGATGCACCGGAGTCCGAAGTCCATCCCAGTGAAAAAAATGCCTCGACATAGAAATTGGTGCTTTTTCGGAAGACTGCGTTTGCCGTCTTGAAGTCTTCACCTAAATAACCCTCCAACAGCTGTTTCTGCAGCCCGTGGCCTTCCGCGTATAACGTAAGCAGGTGCCCGAGCTTCATGAAGTAATACAAAAGCAACGCCAGATCGACGGCGGCAATCACCTTCTGATCGTATCCTCCATGAATGAAATAATTTGAAAGCAAGTCTCTAA encodes:
- a CDS encoding cysteine hydrolase family protein; protein product: MKIAFDPPHTALLAMDCQTGIVSVYATSNDDFIMRASGALTAARTAGMLIIQVQVGFRPGLPEVSSHNKSFAAVKSSKPHQEFFQGTSGAIHPALGPEPTDIIVTKHRVSAFVGTDLEMLLRANEIETIVLFGIATSGVVLSTLLQASDADYRLVVIADCCADLDMELHRTLLERFFPTRAEVITTEEFRDCLNCTN